The Mus musculus strain C57BL/6J chromosome 2, GRCm38.p6 C57BL/6J genome has a window encoding:
- the Slc25a25 gene encoding calcium-binding mitochondrial carrier protein SCaMC-2 isoform X1 produces the protein MLCLCLYVPIAGAAQTEFQYFESKGLPAELKSIFKLSVFIPSQEFSTYRQWKQKIVQAGDKDLDGQLDFEEFVHYLQDHEKKLRLVFKSLDKKNDGRIDAQEIMQSLRDLGVKISEQQAEKILKRIRTGHFWGPVTYMDKNGTMTIDWNEWRDYHLLHPVENIPEIILYWKHSTIFDVGENLTVPDEFTVEERQTGMWWRHLVAGGGAGAVSRTCTAPLDRLKVLMQVHASRSNNMCIVGGFTQMIREGGAKSLWRGNGINVLKIAPESAIKFMAYEQMKRLVGSDQETLRIHERLVAGSLAGAIAQSSIYPMEVLKTRMALRKTGQYSGMLDCARRILAKEGVAAFYKGYIPNMLGIIPYAGIDLAVYETLKNTWLQRYAVNSADPGVFVLLACGTISSTCGQLASYPLALVRTRMQAQASIEGAPEVTMSSLFKQILRTEGAFGLYRGLAPNFMKVIPAVSISYVVYENLKITLGVQSR, from the exons atgctctgcctgtgcctgtatGTGCCCATCGCCGGGGCGGCTCAGACTGAGTTCCAGTACTTTGAGTCCAAGGGGCTTCCTGCCGAGCTGAAATCCATCTTCAAACTCAGTGTCTTTATCCCCTCTCAAGAGTTCTCCACATACCGCCAATGGAAGCAG AAAATTGTGCAAGCAGGTGACAAGGACCTTGATGGGCAACTGGACTTTGAAGAGTTTGTACATTACCTCCAAGATCATGAGAAAAAACTGAGGCTGGTGTTCAAGAGTCTGGACAAAAAGAATGATG GTCGAATCGATGCTCAGGAGATCATGCAGTCCCTGCGGGACCTGGGTGTCAAGATCTCGGAACAGCAGGCGGAGAAGATTCTTAAGAG aaTACGGACGGGCCACTTCTGGGGCCCTGTCACCta CATGGATAAGAATGGCACGATGACCATCGACTGGAACGAGTGGAGGGACTACCACCTCCTGCACCCTGTGGAGAACATCCCGGAGATCATCCTGTACTGGAAGCACTCGACG ATCTTCGATGTCGGTGAGAATCTGACAGTCCCAGATGAGTTCACAGTGGAGGAGAGGCAGACGGGGATGTGGTGGAGGCACCTGGTGGCAGGAGGTGGGGCAGGGGCAGTTTCCAGAACCTGCACTGCCCCCCTGGACAGACTGAAGGTGCTCATGCAG GTCCATGCCTCCCGCAGCAACAACATGTGCATCGTAGGTGGATTCACACAGATGATTCGAGAAGGGGGAGCCAAGTCACTCTGGCGGGGCAACGGCATCAATGTCCTCAAAATTGCCCCTGAGTCGGCCATCAAATTCATGGCATATGAGCAG ATGAAACGGCTTGTCGGTAGTGATCAGGAGACGCTGAGGATCCACGAAAGGCTTGTGGCAGGCTCCTTGGCCGGAGCCATTGCCCAGAGTAGCATCTACCCAATGGAG GTTCTGAAGACCCGAATGGCCCTGCGGAAAACAGGACAGTACTCCGGCATGCTGGACTGTGCCAGGAGGATCTTGGCTAAAGAGGGTGTAGCTGCCTTCTACAAAGGCTACATCCCCAACATGCTGGGGATCATCCCCTATGCTGGCATCGACCTAGCTGTCTATGAG ACATTGAAAAATACCTGGCTCCAGCGCTACGCAGTAAACAGTGCAGACCCCGGTGTGTTCGTGCTCCTGGCCTGTGGTACTATCTCCAGTACTTGTGGCCAGCTGGCCAGCTACCCACTAGCCCTGGTCAGGACCCGGATGCAGGCACAAG CCTCCATTGAGGGCGCACCTGAGGTAACCATGAGCAGCCTCTTCAAACAGATTCTGCGGACTGAGGGGGCCTTTGGGCTCTACCGGGGGCTGGCCCCCAACTTCATGAAGGTGATCCcggctgtgagcatcagctacGTGGTCTACGAAAACCTGAAGATCACCCTGGGCGTGCAGTCTCGGTGA
- the Slc25a25 gene encoding calcium-binding mitochondrial carrier protein SCaMC-2 isoform 6 (isoform 6 is encoded by transcript variant 6) produces the protein MTGSPKLFPSPGKVYLDIIFALQKEQKRSQVFDLPPAEKIVQAGDKDLDGQLDFEEFVHYLQDHEKKLRLVFKSLDKKNDGRIDAQEIMQSLRDLGVKISEQQAEKILKRIRTGHFWGPVTYMDKNGTMTIDWNEWRDYHLLHPVENIPEIILYWKHSTIFDVGENLTVPDEFTVEERQTGMWWRHLVAGGGAGAVSRTCTAPLDRLKVLMQVHASRSNNMCIVGGFTQMIREGGAKSLWRGNGINVLKIAPESAIKFMAYEQMKRLVGSDQETLRIHERLVAGSLAGAIAQSSIYPMEVLKTRMALRKTGQYSGMLDCARRILAKEGVAAFYKGYIPNMLGIIPYAGIDLAVYETLKNTWLQRYAVNSADPGVFVLLACGTISSTCGQLASYPLALVRTRMQAQASIEGAPEVTMSSLFKQILRTEGAFGLYRGLAPNFMKVIPAVSISYVVYENLKITLGVQSR, from the exons ATGACTGGGAGCCCCAAGTTGTTTCCGTCTCCGGGAAAGGTCTATCTGGATATTATTTTTGCtttacaaaaagaacaaaaaaggagCCAGGTCTTTGATCTCCCGCCCGCTGAA AAAATTGTGCAAGCAGGTGACAAGGACCTTGATGGGCAACTGGACTTTGAAGAGTTTGTACATTACCTCCAAGATCATGAGAAAAAACTGAGGCTGGTGTTCAAGAGTCTGGACAAAAAGAATGATG GTCGAATCGATGCTCAGGAGATCATGCAGTCCCTGCGGGACCTGGGTGTCAAGATCTCGGAACAGCAGGCGGAGAAGATTCTTAAGAG aaTACGGACGGGCCACTTCTGGGGCCCTGTCACCta CATGGATAAGAATGGCACGATGACCATCGACTGGAACGAGTGGAGGGACTACCACCTCCTGCACCCTGTGGAGAACATCCCGGAGATCATCCTGTACTGGAAGCACTCGACG ATCTTCGATGTCGGTGAGAATCTGACAGTCCCAGATGAGTTCACAGTGGAGGAGAGGCAGACGGGGATGTGGTGGAGGCACCTGGTGGCAGGAGGTGGGGCAGGGGCAGTTTCCAGAACCTGCACTGCCCCCCTGGACAGACTGAAGGTGCTCATGCAG GTCCATGCCTCCCGCAGCAACAACATGTGCATCGTAGGTGGATTCACACAGATGATTCGAGAAGGGGGAGCCAAGTCACTCTGGCGGGGCAACGGCATCAATGTCCTCAAAATTGCCCCTGAGTCGGCCATCAAATTCATGGCATATGAGCAG ATGAAACGGCTTGTCGGTAGTGATCAGGAGACGCTGAGGATCCACGAAAGGCTTGTGGCAGGCTCCTTGGCCGGAGCCATTGCCCAGAGTAGCATCTACCCAATGGAG GTTCTGAAGACCCGAATGGCCCTGCGGAAAACAGGACAGTACTCCGGCATGCTGGACTGTGCCAGGAGGATCTTGGCTAAAGAGGGTGTAGCTGCCTTCTACAAAGGCTACATCCCCAACATGCTGGGGATCATCCCCTATGCTGGCATCGACCTAGCTGTCTATGAG ACATTGAAAAATACCTGGCTCCAGCGCTACGCAGTAAACAGTGCAGACCCCGGTGTGTTCGTGCTCCTGGCCTGTGGTACTATCTCCAGTACTTGTGGCCAGCTGGCCAGCTACCCACTAGCCCTGGTCAGGACCCGGATGCAGGCACAAG CCTCCATTGAGGGCGCACCTGAGGTAACCATGAGCAGCCTCTTCAAACAGATTCTGCGGACTGAGGGGGCCTTTGGGCTCTACCGGGGGCTGGCCCCCAACTTCATGAAGGTGATCCcggctgtgagcatcagctacGTGGTCTACGAAAACCTGAAGATCACCCTGGGCGTGCAGTCTCGGTGA
- the Slc25a25 gene encoding calcium-binding mitochondrial carrier protein SCaMC-2 isoform 5 (isoform 5 is encoded by transcript variant 5) yields MLQTLWHFLSSFLPRAECQDSREGIDHGVRGTQAPARGDQMSTFLGKQNGRAEATEKRPTILLVVGPAEQFPKKIVQAGDKDLDGQLDFEEFVHYLQDHEKKLRLVFKSLDKKNDGRIDAQEIMQSLRDLGVKISEQQAEKILKSMDKNGTMTIDWNEWRDYHLLHPVENIPEIILYWKHSTIFDVGENLTVPDEFTVEERQTGMWWRHLVAGGGAGAVSRTCTAPLDRLKVLMQVHASRSNNMCIVGGFTQMIREGGAKSLWRGNGINVLKIAPESAIKFMAYEQMKRLVGSDQETLRIHERLVAGSLAGAIAQSSIYPMEVLKTRMALRKTGQYSGMLDCARRILAKEGVAAFYKGYIPNMLGIIPYAGIDLAVYETLKNTWLQRYAVNSADPGVFVLLACGTISSTCGQLASYPLALVRTRMQAQASIEGAPEVTMSSLFKQILRTEGAFGLYRGLAPNFMKVIPAVSISYVVYENLKITLGVQSR; encoded by the exons ATGCTACAGACACTGTGGCACTTTCTGTCTAGCTTTCTCCCTAGAGCTGAGTGCCAGGACTCCAGAGAGGGCATCGACCATGGAGTCAGAGGTACTCAGGCCCCTGCTCGGGGAGACCAGATGTCCACCTTTTTGGGGAAACAAAACGGAAGGGCTGAGGCCACGGAAAAGAGACCCACCATCTTGCTGGTGGTCGGACCTGCAGAACAGTTTCCTAAG AAAATTGTGCAAGCAGGTGACAAGGACCTTGATGGGCAACTGGACTTTGAAGAGTTTGTACATTACCTCCAAGATCATGAGAAAAAACTGAGGCTGGTGTTCAAGAGTCTGGACAAAAAGAATGATG GTCGAATCGATGCTCAGGAGATCATGCAGTCCCTGCGGGACCTGGGTGTCAAGATCTCGGAACAGCAGGCGGAGAAGATTCTTAAGAG CATGGATAAGAATGGCACGATGACCATCGACTGGAACGAGTGGAGGGACTACCACCTCCTGCACCCTGTGGAGAACATCCCGGAGATCATCCTGTACTGGAAGCACTCGACG ATCTTCGATGTCGGTGAGAATCTGACAGTCCCAGATGAGTTCACAGTGGAGGAGAGGCAGACGGGGATGTGGTGGAGGCACCTGGTGGCAGGAGGTGGGGCAGGGGCAGTTTCCAGAACCTGCACTGCCCCCCTGGACAGACTGAAGGTGCTCATGCAG GTCCATGCCTCCCGCAGCAACAACATGTGCATCGTAGGTGGATTCACACAGATGATTCGAGAAGGGGGAGCCAAGTCACTCTGGCGGGGCAACGGCATCAATGTCCTCAAAATTGCCCCTGAGTCGGCCATCAAATTCATGGCATATGAGCAG ATGAAACGGCTTGTCGGTAGTGATCAGGAGACGCTGAGGATCCACGAAAGGCTTGTGGCAGGCTCCTTGGCCGGAGCCATTGCCCAGAGTAGCATCTACCCAATGGAG GTTCTGAAGACCCGAATGGCCCTGCGGAAAACAGGACAGTACTCCGGCATGCTGGACTGTGCCAGGAGGATCTTGGCTAAAGAGGGTGTAGCTGCCTTCTACAAAGGCTACATCCCCAACATGCTGGGGATCATCCCCTATGCTGGCATCGACCTAGCTGTCTATGAG ACATTGAAAAATACCTGGCTCCAGCGCTACGCAGTAAACAGTGCAGACCCCGGTGTGTTCGTGCTCCTGGCCTGTGGTACTATCTCCAGTACTTGTGGCCAGCTGGCCAGCTACCCACTAGCCCTGGTCAGGACCCGGATGCAGGCACAAG CCTCCATTGAGGGCGCACCTGAGGTAACCATGAGCAGCCTCTTCAAACAGATTCTGCGGACTGAGGGGGCCTTTGGGCTCTACCGGGGGCTGGCCCCCAACTTCATGAAGGTGATCCcggctgtgagcatcagctacGTGGTCTACGAAAACCTGAAGATCACCCTGGGCGTGCAGTCTCGGTGA
- the Slc25a25 gene encoding calcium-binding mitochondrial carrier protein SCaMC-2 isoform 4 (isoform 4 is encoded by transcript variant 4) encodes MLCLCLYVPIAGAAQTEFQYFESKGLPAELKSIFKLSVFIPSQEFSTYRQWKQKIVQAGDKDLDGQLDFEEFVHYLQDHEKKLRLVFKSLDKKNDGRIDAQEIMQSLRDLGVKISEQQAEKILKSMDKNGTMTIDWNEWRDYHLLHPVENIPEIILYWKHSTIFDVGENLTVPDEFTVEERQTGMWWRHLVAGGGAGAVSRTCTAPLDRLKVLMQVHASRSNNMCIVGGFTQMIREGGAKSLWRGNGINVLKIAPESAIKFMAYEQMKRLVGSDQETLRIHERLVAGSLAGAIAQSSIYPMEVLKTRMALRKTGQYSGMLDCARRILAKEGVAAFYKGYIPNMLGIIPYAGIDLAVYETLKNTWLQRYAVNSADPGVFVLLACGTISSTCGQLASYPLALVRTRMQAQASIEGAPEVTMSSLFKQILRTEGAFGLYRGLAPNFMKVIPAVSISYVVYENLKITLGVQSR; translated from the exons atgctctgcctgtgcctgtatGTGCCCATCGCCGGGGCGGCTCAGACTGAGTTCCAGTACTTTGAGTCCAAGGGGCTTCCTGCCGAGCTGAAATCCATCTTCAAACTCAGTGTCTTTATCCCCTCTCAAGAGTTCTCCACATACCGCCAATGGAAGCAG AAAATTGTGCAAGCAGGTGACAAGGACCTTGATGGGCAACTGGACTTTGAAGAGTTTGTACATTACCTCCAAGATCATGAGAAAAAACTGAGGCTGGTGTTCAAGAGTCTGGACAAAAAGAATGATG GTCGAATCGATGCTCAGGAGATCATGCAGTCCCTGCGGGACCTGGGTGTCAAGATCTCGGAACAGCAGGCGGAGAAGATTCTTAAGAG CATGGATAAGAATGGCACGATGACCATCGACTGGAACGAGTGGAGGGACTACCACCTCCTGCACCCTGTGGAGAACATCCCGGAGATCATCCTGTACTGGAAGCACTCGACG ATCTTCGATGTCGGTGAGAATCTGACAGTCCCAGATGAGTTCACAGTGGAGGAGAGGCAGACGGGGATGTGGTGGAGGCACCTGGTGGCAGGAGGTGGGGCAGGGGCAGTTTCCAGAACCTGCACTGCCCCCCTGGACAGACTGAAGGTGCTCATGCAG GTCCATGCCTCCCGCAGCAACAACATGTGCATCGTAGGTGGATTCACACAGATGATTCGAGAAGGGGGAGCCAAGTCACTCTGGCGGGGCAACGGCATCAATGTCCTCAAAATTGCCCCTGAGTCGGCCATCAAATTCATGGCATATGAGCAG ATGAAACGGCTTGTCGGTAGTGATCAGGAGACGCTGAGGATCCACGAAAGGCTTGTGGCAGGCTCCTTGGCCGGAGCCATTGCCCAGAGTAGCATCTACCCAATGGAG GTTCTGAAGACCCGAATGGCCCTGCGGAAAACAGGACAGTACTCCGGCATGCTGGACTGTGCCAGGAGGATCTTGGCTAAAGAGGGTGTAGCTGCCTTCTACAAAGGCTACATCCCCAACATGCTGGGGATCATCCCCTATGCTGGCATCGACCTAGCTGTCTATGAG ACATTGAAAAATACCTGGCTCCAGCGCTACGCAGTAAACAGTGCAGACCCCGGTGTGTTCGTGCTCCTGGCCTGTGGTACTATCTCCAGTACTTGTGGCCAGCTGGCCAGCTACCCACTAGCCCTGGTCAGGACCCGGATGCAGGCACAAG CCTCCATTGAGGGCGCACCTGAGGTAACCATGAGCAGCCTCTTCAAACAGATTCTGCGGACTGAGGGGGCCTTTGGGCTCTACCGGGGGCTGGCCCCCAACTTCATGAAGGTGATCCcggctgtgagcatcagctacGTGGTCTACGAAAACCTGAAGATCACCCTGGGCGTGCAGTCTCGGTGA
- the Slc25a25 gene encoding calcium-binding mitochondrial carrier protein SCaMC-2 isoform 7 (isoform 7 is encoded by transcript variant 7), translating into MTGSPKLFPSPGKVYLDIIFALQKEQKRSQVFDLPPAEKIVQAGDKDLDGQLDFEEFVHYLQDHEKKLRLVFKSLDKKNDGRIDAQEIMQSLRDLGVKISEQQAEKILKSMDKNGTMTIDWNEWRDYHLLHPVENIPEIILYWKHSTIFDVGENLTVPDEFTVEERQTGMWWRHLVAGGGAGAVSRTCTAPLDRLKVLMQVHASRSNNMCIVGGFTQMIREGGAKSLWRGNGINVLKIAPESAIKFMAYEQMKRLVGSDQETLRIHERLVAGSLAGAIAQSSIYPMEVLKTRMALRKTGQYSGMLDCARRILAKEGVAAFYKGYIPNMLGIIPYAGIDLAVYETLKNTWLQRYAVNSADPGVFVLLACGTISSTCGQLASYPLALVRTRMQAQASIEGAPEVTMSSLFKQILRTEGAFGLYRGLAPNFMKVIPAVSISYVVYENLKITLGVQSR; encoded by the exons ATGACTGGGAGCCCCAAGTTGTTTCCGTCTCCGGGAAAGGTCTATCTGGATATTATTTTTGCtttacaaaaagaacaaaaaaggagCCAGGTCTTTGATCTCCCGCCCGCTGAA AAAATTGTGCAAGCAGGTGACAAGGACCTTGATGGGCAACTGGACTTTGAAGAGTTTGTACATTACCTCCAAGATCATGAGAAAAAACTGAGGCTGGTGTTCAAGAGTCTGGACAAAAAGAATGATG GTCGAATCGATGCTCAGGAGATCATGCAGTCCCTGCGGGACCTGGGTGTCAAGATCTCGGAACAGCAGGCGGAGAAGATTCTTAAGAG CATGGATAAGAATGGCACGATGACCATCGACTGGAACGAGTGGAGGGACTACCACCTCCTGCACCCTGTGGAGAACATCCCGGAGATCATCCTGTACTGGAAGCACTCGACG ATCTTCGATGTCGGTGAGAATCTGACAGTCCCAGATGAGTTCACAGTGGAGGAGAGGCAGACGGGGATGTGGTGGAGGCACCTGGTGGCAGGAGGTGGGGCAGGGGCAGTTTCCAGAACCTGCACTGCCCCCCTGGACAGACTGAAGGTGCTCATGCAG GTCCATGCCTCCCGCAGCAACAACATGTGCATCGTAGGTGGATTCACACAGATGATTCGAGAAGGGGGAGCCAAGTCACTCTGGCGGGGCAACGGCATCAATGTCCTCAAAATTGCCCCTGAGTCGGCCATCAAATTCATGGCATATGAGCAG ATGAAACGGCTTGTCGGTAGTGATCAGGAGACGCTGAGGATCCACGAAAGGCTTGTGGCAGGCTCCTTGGCCGGAGCCATTGCCCAGAGTAGCATCTACCCAATGGAG GTTCTGAAGACCCGAATGGCCCTGCGGAAAACAGGACAGTACTCCGGCATGCTGGACTGTGCCAGGAGGATCTTGGCTAAAGAGGGTGTAGCTGCCTTCTACAAAGGCTACATCCCCAACATGCTGGGGATCATCCCCTATGCTGGCATCGACCTAGCTGTCTATGAG ACATTGAAAAATACCTGGCTCCAGCGCTACGCAGTAAACAGTGCAGACCCCGGTGTGTTCGTGCTCCTGGCCTGTGGTACTATCTCCAGTACTTGTGGCCAGCTGGCCAGCTACCCACTAGCCCTGGTCAGGACCCGGATGCAGGCACAAG CCTCCATTGAGGGCGCACCTGAGGTAACCATGAGCAGCCTCTTCAAACAGATTCTGCGGACTGAGGGGGCCTTTGGGCTCTACCGGGGGCTGGCCCCCAACTTCATGAAGGTGATCCcggctgtgagcatcagctacGTGGTCTACGAAAACCTGAAGATCACCCTGGGCGTGCAGTCTCGGTGA
- the Slc25a25 gene encoding calcium-binding mitochondrial carrier protein SCaMC-2 isoform 3 (isoform 3 is encoded by transcript variant 3), which translates to MLQTLWHFLSSFLPRAECQDSREGIDHGVRGTQAPARGDQMSTFLGKQNGRAEATEKRPTILLVVGPAEQFPKKIVQAGDKDLDGQLDFEEFVHYLQDHEKKLRLVFKSLDKKNDGRIDAQEIMQSLRDLGVKISEQQAEKILKRIRTGHFWGPVTYMDKNGTMTIDWNEWRDYHLLHPVENIPEIILYWKHSTIFDVGENLTVPDEFTVEERQTGMWWRHLVAGGGAGAVSRTCTAPLDRLKVLMQVHASRSNNMCIVGGFTQMIREGGAKSLWRGNGINVLKIAPESAIKFMAYEQMKRLVGSDQETLRIHERLVAGSLAGAIAQSSIYPMEVLKTRMALRKTGQYSGMLDCARRILAKEGVAAFYKGYIPNMLGIIPYAGIDLAVYETLKNTWLQRYAVNSADPGVFVLLACGTISSTCGQLASYPLALVRTRMQAQASIEGAPEVTMSSLFKQILRTEGAFGLYRGLAPNFMKVIPAVSISYVVYENLKITLGVQSR; encoded by the exons ATGCTACAGACACTGTGGCACTTTCTGTCTAGCTTTCTCCCTAGAGCTGAGTGCCAGGACTCCAGAGAGGGCATCGACCATGGAGTCAGAGGTACTCAGGCCCCTGCTCGGGGAGACCAGATGTCCACCTTTTTGGGGAAACAAAACGGAAGGGCTGAGGCCACGGAAAAGAGACCCACCATCTTGCTGGTGGTCGGACCTGCAGAACAGTTTCCTAAG AAAATTGTGCAAGCAGGTGACAAGGACCTTGATGGGCAACTGGACTTTGAAGAGTTTGTACATTACCTCCAAGATCATGAGAAAAAACTGAGGCTGGTGTTCAAGAGTCTGGACAAAAAGAATGATG GTCGAATCGATGCTCAGGAGATCATGCAGTCCCTGCGGGACCTGGGTGTCAAGATCTCGGAACAGCAGGCGGAGAAGATTCTTAAGAG aaTACGGACGGGCCACTTCTGGGGCCCTGTCACCta CATGGATAAGAATGGCACGATGACCATCGACTGGAACGAGTGGAGGGACTACCACCTCCTGCACCCTGTGGAGAACATCCCGGAGATCATCCTGTACTGGAAGCACTCGACG ATCTTCGATGTCGGTGAGAATCTGACAGTCCCAGATGAGTTCACAGTGGAGGAGAGGCAGACGGGGATGTGGTGGAGGCACCTGGTGGCAGGAGGTGGGGCAGGGGCAGTTTCCAGAACCTGCACTGCCCCCCTGGACAGACTGAAGGTGCTCATGCAG GTCCATGCCTCCCGCAGCAACAACATGTGCATCGTAGGTGGATTCACACAGATGATTCGAGAAGGGGGAGCCAAGTCACTCTGGCGGGGCAACGGCATCAATGTCCTCAAAATTGCCCCTGAGTCGGCCATCAAATTCATGGCATATGAGCAG ATGAAACGGCTTGTCGGTAGTGATCAGGAGACGCTGAGGATCCACGAAAGGCTTGTGGCAGGCTCCTTGGCCGGAGCCATTGCCCAGAGTAGCATCTACCCAATGGAG GTTCTGAAGACCCGAATGGCCCTGCGGAAAACAGGACAGTACTCCGGCATGCTGGACTGTGCCAGGAGGATCTTGGCTAAAGAGGGTGTAGCTGCCTTCTACAAAGGCTACATCCCCAACATGCTGGGGATCATCCCCTATGCTGGCATCGACCTAGCTGTCTATGAG ACATTGAAAAATACCTGGCTCCAGCGCTACGCAGTAAACAGTGCAGACCCCGGTGTGTTCGTGCTCCTGGCCTGTGGTACTATCTCCAGTACTTGTGGCCAGCTGGCCAGCTACCCACTAGCCCTGGTCAGGACCCGGATGCAGGCACAAG CCTCCATTGAGGGCGCACCTGAGGTAACCATGAGCAGCCTCTTCAAACAGATTCTGCGGACTGAGGGGGCCTTTGGGCTCTACCGGGGGCTGGCCCCCAACTTCATGAAGGTGATCCcggctgtgagcatcagctacGTGGTCTACGAAAACCTGAAGATCACCCTGGGCGTGCAGTCTCGGTGA